The following proteins come from a genomic window of Pieris napi chromosome 15, ilPieNapi1.2, whole genome shotgun sequence:
- the LOC125056746 gene encoding uncharacterized protein LOC125056746 produces MLKLLEDPKYPLLGPHLRLLKFTGLWHPILDRVARLKLLLFCVTTAFFFSQYIKCMLFLNFDSIKLILQYIPFHIGIVKACFFQKNYAYWSRLIESISEIERHQMLQKDITIHIKNYIHRSRRVTFFFWALAFFSNFSIFTEPYRKNQVGNGTDSYLYLFDGYTPFDRVPPGYYCSMFVQTVLGHVVSAYVVGWDTCVVSIMIFFAGQLKIFRIYNMKIFCSKNNGTSFKNIANCHGFYMKLIEYHKLFNSLISTVMFIYLIVISVNLGVCIIQIAEIQDDLGAFLSAYLYIVACLIQLLLFYWYSNEVTHESQLVSYSLFESDWYYAPTILQRNIALLAETTNRRLVFKAGPYYEMSLATFVSILRTSYSFFTLLNETN; encoded by the exons ATGTTAAAATTACTAGAAGATCCTAAATACCCATTGCTTGGGCCGCATTTACGCCTTTTGAAATTTACTGGCCTTTGGCATCCAATCCTTGATCGTGTTGCCCGATTAAAGTTACTGCTGTTTTGTGTGACAACAGCATTCTTCTTCAGTCAATACATTAAATGCATGTTATTTCTCAATTTCGATTCGATAAAGCTCATACTGCAGTATATCCCTTTTCATATAGGCATTGTTAAAGCATGTTTCTTTCAGAAAAACTACGCTTACTGGTCTCGTTTGATTGAATCTATATCGGAGATAGAAAGGCATCAAATGCTTCAAAAAGACATCACTATccatataaaaaactatattcaCCGCAGCCGTAGGGTGACTTTCTTTTTTTGGGCGCTCGCATTTTTTTCCAACTTTAGTATTTTCACTGAACCATATCGGAAAAATCAAGTTGGAAATGGTACAGATAGCTATTTGTACCTATTCGACGGGTACACACCGTTTGATCGTGTTCCACCAGGCTATTACTGCTCAATGTTCGTTCAAACTGTTCTTGGACATGTTGTAAGTGCTTATGTCGTGGGATGGGACACGTGTGTAGTATCTATTATGATATTCTTTGCCGGACAATTGAAGATATTTCGAATTTATAACATGAAGATCTTTTGTTCCAAAAATAATGGGACTTCTTTTAAGAATATCGCTAACTGTCACGGATTTTACATGAAACTTATAGa GTATCATAAACTGTTTAATTCCTTAATATCGACAgtgatgtttatttatttgatcgTAATTTCTGTGAATTTAGGAGTGTGTATTATACAAATAGCGGAG ATACAAGACGACTTAGGCGCTTTTTTGTCTGCATATTTGTACATTGTCGCCTGTTTAATTCAGTtactacttttctattggtacAGCAATGAAGTAACTCACgag AGTCAGTTAGTATCGTACAGTTTATTTGAAAGCGACTGGTATTATGCACCGACAATTCTTCAAAGAAACATCGCATTACTGGCAGAGACTACAAACAGGAGGTTGGTTTTTAAAGCCGGTCCGTATTACGAAATGTCACTGGCAACTTTTGTGAGC ATTCTTCGTACGAGTTACAGTTTCTTCACACTActaaatgaaacaaattag